From one Bacteroides eggerthii genomic stretch:
- a CDS encoding glycoside hydrolase family 88 protein — MKTALTTLGISLFVLAGCAGQKQSANDFIQENIDNAVAQETLQTDIIEKSGEILNPRTIDEEGNIHYIPIDDWCSGFFPGNIWYTYELTGDKKWLPLAEKYTEALDSVQYLTWHHDVGFMIGSSYLNGYRFANKEEYKPVIIQTARSLSTRFRPNPGVIQSWDADKGWQAKRGWKCPVIIDNMMNLELMFEATRLSGDSTFYDIARKHADTTMANHFRADNSCYHVVDYDPETGEVRKKQTAQGYADESAWARGQAWALYGYTMCYRYTHDVKYLEQAEKIYGFIFNNKNLPEDLVPYWDFDAPKIPDEPRDASAAACTASALYELSTYIPGKGYKEKADKIMESLASPAYRAEVGTNGNFILMHSVGSIPHGAEIDVPLNYADYYFLEALMRKRDLEK, encoded by the coding sequence ATGAAAACAGCTCTTACTACATTGGGCATTTCCCTTTTTGTTTTGGCAGGTTGTGCAGGACAAAAGCAGTCTGCAAACGACTTTATACAGGAGAATATTGATAATGCGGTGGCGCAGGAAACGCTTCAGACCGATATTATTGAGAAATCCGGTGAAATCCTCAACCCGCGTACTATTGATGAGGAGGGAAATATTCATTATATTCCCATTGATGACTGGTGTTCGGGTTTCTTTCCCGGTAATATATGGTATACGTATGAACTGACCGGTGACAAGAAGTGGTTGCCGCTGGCAGAGAAATATACGGAAGCGCTGGACTCTGTGCAATACCTGACTTGGCATCACGACGTAGGTTTTATGATCGGTTCCAGTTATCTGAACGGATACCGTTTTGCCAATAAGGAGGAGTACAAGCCCGTAATAATCCAGACGGCCCGGTCATTGTCCACCCGTTTCCGTCCGAATCCGGGAGTCATTCAGTCTTGGGATGCCGATAAGGGCTGGCAGGCGAAACGCGGCTGGAAATGCCCGGTCATCATTGATAATATGATGAATCTTGAACTGATGTTTGAGGCCACCAGACTATCGGGCGACTCTACTTTCTATGATATAGCCAGAAAACACGCCGACACTACGATGGCGAATCATTTCCGGGCGGATAACAGTTGTTACCACGTAGTGGATTACGATCCGGAAACAGGTGAAGTCCGCAAGAAGCAGACGGCGCAGGGCTATGCCGATGAGTCGGCTTGGGCTCGCGGGCAGGCATGGGCTCTGTACGGCTACACGATGTGTTACCGCTATACGCACGATGTCAAGTACTTGGAGCAGGCTGAAAAAATATACGGCTTTATCTTTAATAACAAGAATCTTCCGGAAGATCTGGTTCCCTACTGGGACTTCGATGCTCCCAAGATTCCTGACGAACCTCGTGATGCTTCCGCCGCTGCATGTACGGCTTCTGCCCTCTATGAGTTGAGCACCTATATTCCGGGCAAGGGATATAAAGAAAAGGCGGACAAGATTATGGAGAGCCTTGCTTCTCCGGCCTATCGTGCCGAGGTGGGGACTAACGGCAACTTCATCCTGATGCATTCGGTAGGCAGTATTCCTCATGGTGCGGAAATTGATGTGCCTCTGAACTATGCCGACTATTACTTTCTGGAGGCTTTAATGCGTAAAAGAGACTTGGAAAAATGA
- a CDS encoding sulfatase gives MKNRLNILLGGLGLFALQGCKAPQGGQARQPNVIYVFPDQYRNQAMEFWGQEGFRERVNFRNDPVHTPRLNDFARESMVLTSAMSNCPLSSPHRGSLLTGMYPNKSGVPLNCNSNRPISSLRADVDCVSDVFSGAGYDCAYFGKLHTDFPTPNDPQRPGKYVEDRIPAWDAYTPKERRHGFNYWYSYGTFDEHKNPHYWDTDGKRHDPHEWSPLHEAGKVVSYLRNEGNVRNPKKPFFIMVGMNPPHSPYRSLDDCMEQDFNLYKDRPLDSLLIRPNADPEMAKAESARYYFASVTGVDRAFGQILDALEELGLDENTIVVFSSDHGETMCSQHTDDPKNSPFSESMNVPFIVRFPGKIKPRLDDLMLSSPDIMPTLLGLAGLSGSIPATVQGHNYAPLFLDEKADVVRPTGALYIQNLDGEKDADGKIRSYFPASRGFKSSHYTLALYIDRDSRKLVKSLLFDDRNDPYQMNNLPLEENKDVVDGLCAEMGKVLKEIDDPWYRERILSDMIPYGE, from the coding sequence ATGAAAAACCGGTTGAATATATTGTTAGGTGGTTTAGGGTTGTTCGCCTTGCAGGGTTGCAAGGCTCCACAGGGCGGACAAGCCCGACAACCCAATGTGATTTATGTCTTTCCCGACCAGTATCGTAACCAGGCAATGGAATTTTGGGGTCAGGAAGGTTTTCGTGAGCGGGTGAACTTCCGGAATGACCCGGTGCATACCCCTCGTCTGAATGATTTTGCGAGGGAGTCCATGGTGCTGACTTCCGCCATGAGCAACTGTCCGCTGAGTAGCCCGCACCGGGGCTCGTTGTTGACCGGAATGTATCCCAACAAAAGCGGCGTCCCTTTGAACTGCAACTCCAACCGTCCTATCAGTTCATTGCGTGCGGATGTGGATTGCGTGAGCGACGTGTTCAGCGGTGCGGGTTACGATTGTGCCTACTTCGGCAAGCTGCACACCGACTTTCCTACTCCCAACGACCCCCAGCGGCCGGGGAAATATGTGGAAGACCGCATACCGGCATGGGACGCTTACACACCGAAAGAGCGCCGTCATGGATTTAATTACTGGTACTCCTACGGTACATTCGATGAGCATAAGAACCCCCATTACTGGGATACGGACGGCAAACGTCACGACCCGCACGAATGGTCTCCGCTGCACGAGGCGGGCAAAGTTGTCTCCTATCTGAGGAATGAGGGTAATGTGCGCAACCCGAAAAAGCCGTTTTTCATCATGGTAGGTATGAACCCGCCGCATAGTCCGTACCGTTCGTTGGACGACTGTATGGAGCAGGACTTCAACCTCTACAAAGACCGGCCATTGGACAGTCTGCTGATCCGTCCCAACGCCGATCCGGAAATGGCAAAGGCGGAGAGTGCGCGTTACTACTTTGCTTCGGTTACGGGTGTTGACCGCGCTTTCGGGCAGATACTCGATGCTTTGGAGGAACTGGGGCTGGATGAGAATACAATCGTTGTTTTCTCTTCCGATCATGGTGAAACGATGTGCAGCCAGCATACGGATGATCCGAAGAACTCTCCGTTCTCCGAGTCCATGAATGTACCTTTCATCGTCCGCTTCCCCGGTAAGATCAAGCCACGTTTGGACGACCTGATGCTTTCCTCGCCGGACATCATGCCCACCTTGCTGGGATTGGCGGGACTGTCCGGTTCCATACCTGCGACTGTGCAGGGACATAACTATGCCCCGCTGTTCTTGGACGAAAAGGCCGATGTGGTACGCCCTACGGGTGCTCTTTATATCCAGAACCTGGACGGAGAGAAGGATGCGGACGGCAAAATCCGTTCTTATTTTCCCGCATCGCGCGGATTCAAGTCGTCCCATTATACGCTGGCGCTCTATATAGACCGCGACAGCCGGAAGCTCGTGAAGAGCCTGCTGTTTGATGACAGGAACGATCCGTACCAGATGAATAACCTCCCGTTGGAGGAGAATAAGGATGTTGTGGACGGATTGTGTGCCGAAATGGGGAAGGTGCTGAAGGAGATTGACGACCCTTGGTATAGGGAACGCATCCTGTCCGATATGATACCGTACGGTGAATAA
- the cysS gene encoding cysteine--tRNA ligase, translating into MEQQLTIYNTLDRKKELFVPLHAPHVGMYVCGPTVYGDPHLGHARPAITFDLLFRYLTHIGYKVRYVRNITDVGHLEHDADDGEDKIAKKARLEQLEPMEVAQYYINRYHQAMDALNVLSPSIEPHASGHIIEQIALVKEIMKNGYAYESEGSVYFDVAKYNKDHHYGKLSGRNLDDVLNTSRELDGQSEKHNPADFALWKCAQPEHIMRWPSPWSNGFPGWHAECTAMGKKYLGENFDIHGGGMDLIFPHHECEIAQSVASQGHDMVHYWMHNNMLTVNGQKMGKSYGNFITLEELFTGTHPMLEQAYSPMTIRFFTLQAHYRSTVDFSNEALQAAEKGLARLMDAVHGLDKITPAATSTVDAKALRAKCYEAMNDDLNSPIVIAHLFEGAKMVNNILAGNDTITAEDLKELKETFHLFCFDILGLKEDNASNAEREAAFGKVVDMLLEERMKAKANKDWATSDKIRNELTALGFEIKDGKDGCEWKLNK; encoded by the coding sequence ATGGAACAACAACTGACCATTTACAACACCTTAGATAGAAAAAAGGAGTTATTCGTACCCCTGCACGCCCCTCATGTGGGCATGTACGTCTGCGGACCGACCGTCTATGGCGACCCGCACTTGGGACACGCACGTCCGGCCATAACTTTCGACCTGCTTTTCCGCTATCTCACGCATATCGGCTACAAAGTACGCTACGTGCGCAATATCACCGATGTGGGGCATTTGGAACATGATGCCGACGACGGCGAAGACAAGATAGCCAAGAAAGCCCGTCTGGAACAACTCGAACCTATGGAGGTGGCACAGTACTACATCAACCGTTACCACCAGGCAATGGACGCGCTGAACGTCCTTTCGCCCAGCATCGAGCCGCATGCCAGCGGCCATATCATTGAGCAGATAGCACTCGTGAAGGAAATCATGAAGAACGGATATGCCTACGAGAGTGAAGGTTCCGTCTACTTCGACGTGGCCAAATACAATAAAGACCACCATTACGGCAAACTCTCCGGCCGCAATCTGGACGATGTGCTCAACACCTCCCGCGAGCTGGACGGACAGAGCGAAAAGCATAACCCCGCCGACTTCGCCCTCTGGAAATGTGCGCAGCCCGAACATATCATGCGCTGGCCCAGCCCATGGAGCAACGGTTTCCCCGGCTGGCACGCAGAATGTACGGCCATGGGCAAAAAATACCTCGGCGAGAACTTCGACATACATGGCGGCGGCATGGACCTTATCTTCCCGCACCACGAATGTGAGATTGCACAATCCGTAGCCTCACAAGGTCACGACATGGTGCACTACTGGATGCACAACAACATGCTGACTGTGAACGGACAGAAAATGGGCAAGAGCTACGGCAACTTCATCACCCTGGAAGAGCTGTTCACCGGCACGCACCCCATGCTGGAACAAGCATACAGCCCGATGACCATCCGCTTCTTCACCTTGCAGGCGCACTACCGCAGCACGGTGGACTTCAGCAACGAAGCCCTGCAAGCCGCCGAAAAGGGTCTGGCCAGACTGATGGATGCCGTACATGGACTGGACAAGATTACACCGGCAGCAACCTCTACGGTAGATGCGAAAGCCCTGCGTGCCAAGTGCTACGAAGCCATGAACGACGACCTGAACTCTCCGATCGTCATCGCCCACCTCTTTGAAGGCGCCAAAATGGTGAACAACATCCTCGCCGGAAACGACACCATTACCGCCGAAGACCTGAAAGAGCTGAAAGAGACATTCCACCTCTTCTGCTTCGATATTCTGGGACTGAAGGAAGACAACGCCTCCAATGCCGAACGCGAAGCCGCCTTCGGAAAAGTGGTGGACATGCTGCTGGAAGAACGCATGAAGGCCAAAGCCAACAAAGACTGGGCCACCAGCGACAAGATACGCAACGAACTGACTGCCCTGGGATTTGAAATCAAGGACGGCAAGGACGGATGCGAATGGAAGCTGAACAAATAA
- a CDS encoding DUF6078 family protein, giving the protein MENFNYQSVPFHYLHCLNTSCARSANCLRHLAAQHVPAEVTHIMAVNPANYPAEAGRCAYFRSTEKQRYAWGISSLFDNIPYKKAVYLKRKMHDLYPRTTYYRILHQERALSPGEQEEIAALFLQTGIDEVPVFDRYTDEYNWDEQHTPKGNAAP; this is encoded by the coding sequence ATGGAAAACTTCAACTACCAATCCGTCCCCTTCCACTACCTGCACTGTCTCAATACCTCCTGCGCCCGGAGCGCAAACTGCCTGCGCCATCTCGCCGCACAGCATGTCCCTGCCGAAGTGACACACATCATGGCGGTGAATCCCGCCAACTATCCCGCAGAAGCCGGCCGGTGCGCCTACTTCCGCAGCACCGAGAAACAGCGTTATGCCTGGGGCATCAGCAGTCTTTTCGACAACATCCCCTACAAAAAAGCGGTGTATCTGAAGCGGAAGATGCACGACCTTTATCCCCGCACCACCTACTACCGTATTCTGCATCAGGAACGCGCACTCTCGCCCGGGGAGCAAGAAGAGATCGCCGCACTGTTTCTTCAGACAGGCATCGACGAAGTCCCCGTTTTCGACAGGTACACCGATGAGTACAACTGGGACGAGCAGCACACACCCAAAGGCAACGCCGCTCCGTAA